The proteins below come from a single Candidatus Izemoplasmatales bacterium genomic window:
- a CDS encoding CotH kinase family protein, whose amino-acid sequence MLRLWLKRILIAAVLAGALLGLAEYNLATAASGYDSIVRLANNRKQKTDYDRLFDEDLFKSITIVFTETEFTALLDDMKAYFEKYGTYQDNTMHKVDMIYADGEGNTFTVREVGFRTKSNTSRNLPMTLDWRGREIWHQTSFQLQFDATFDYGARSNEYAVLSSREVFNLDQLNFEYCKTVAGEVDEAMISESYAYKLYRRAGLDVANASYGLVYLQVGEETIPYGFFTFIEPIDQNFLKRHFDADIAREYGDLYKCTDTAGVADLGLDFAAKAGVNDIPANIRFSYALKNNTNDGMRSTHPALASLVAVVNGDDFERDIASVLDVDAFVRYLAMGFLIGNTDDFRFNFNNYYLYFDVYDGPATMIPFDLDSSLGVGKHQDPTGNHGVDYDLFPASDANNGLVDRVLSIPVYRDLYLDYLEEYAILYFGYENYAAEYAVAKALYEDVLIAEDHLGNQLFDPRNSEWYFTVKATTVTSALAALRG is encoded by the coding sequence ATGCTCCGCCTGTGGCTCAAACGCATCCTCATTGCCGCCGTGCTGGCCGGCGCGCTCCTCGGCCTTGCCGAATACAATCTCGCGACCGCCGCGTCCGGCTACGATTCGATCGTCCGCCTCGCCAACAACCGCAAGCAGAAGACCGACTACGACCGCCTTTTCGACGAGGACCTCTTCAAGTCGATCACGATCGTCTTCACGGAGACGGAGTTCACCGCCCTCCTCGACGACATGAAGGCCTACTTCGAGAAGTACGGGACCTATCAGGACAACACGATGCACAAGGTCGACATGATCTACGCCGACGGCGAAGGGAACACCTTCACCGTGCGCGAGGTCGGCTTCCGCACGAAATCGAACACCTCGCGCAACCTGCCGATGACGCTCGACTGGCGCGGCCGCGAGATCTGGCACCAGACCTCCTTCCAGCTCCAGTTCGACGCCACCTTCGACTACGGTGCGCGAAGCAACGAGTACGCCGTCCTCTCGTCCCGCGAGGTCTTCAACCTCGACCAGCTCAACTTCGAGTACTGCAAGACCGTCGCCGGCGAAGTGGACGAGGCGATGATCTCGGAATCCTACGCCTACAAGCTCTACCGCCGCGCCGGCCTCGACGTCGCCAACGCCTCCTACGGACTGGTCTACCTGCAGGTCGGCGAGGAGACGATCCCCTACGGCTTCTTCACCTTCATCGAACCGATCGACCAGAACTTCCTGAAGCGCCATTTCGACGCCGACATCGCCCGGGAGTACGGCGACCTCTACAAGTGCACCGACACCGCCGGCGTCGCCGACCTCGGGCTCGACTTCGCCGCCAAGGCGGGCGTGAACGACATCCCCGCCAACATCCGCTTCTCGTACGCCCTCAAGAACAACACGAACGACGGGATGCGTTCGACGCATCCGGCGCTCGCCTCGCTCGTCGCCGTCGTGAACGGGGACGACTTCGAGCGCGACATCGCTTCCGTCCTCGACGTCGACGCGTTCGTCCGCTATCTGGCGATGGGCTTCCTGATCGGAAACACCGACGACTTCCGCTTCAACTTCAACAACTACTACCTGTACTTCGACGTCTACGACGGTCCGGCGACGATGATCCCGTTCGACCTCGACAGTTCCCTCGGCGTCGGGAAGCACCAGGACCCGACGGGAAACCACGGCGTCGACTACGACCTCTTTCCCGCGTCGGACGCGAATAACGGACTCGTCGACCGCGTACTCTCGATCCCCGTGTACCGCGACCTCTACCTCGACTACCTCGAGGAATACGCGATCCTCTATTTCGGCTACGAGAACTACGCCGCCGAGTACGCCGTCGCGAAGGCGCTCTACGAGGACGTTCTGATCGCCGAGGATCACCTCGGCAACCAGCTCTTCGACCCCCGTAACTCGGAATGGTATTTCACGGTCAAGGCAACCACCGTGACCTCCGCCCTCGCCGCCCTGCGCGGCTGA
- a CDS encoding M42 family metallopeptidase — MNEISKTVDQIVDFARQLLSIPSPSGYTRDAIDFVEAEATRLGYASERTKKGNLIVTVPGRTDAVLGLSGHVDTLGAMVRSIAADGTLRFTPIGGPQWPTLDGEYCTVRTRDGRLVTGTFLSLSPSSHVYKDANTVERTPDRMMIRLDALVTSKQDVLDLGIGVGDFVFIDPKTVYTDAGFLKSRFLDDKASVAILFGFLRHLREYDITPRQTLKIVVSTYEEVGHGAAWIPPVDEFIAVDMGCIGEDLSCTERMVSVCCKDSSGPYDYQITSRLIELAKQNGLSFAADIYPMYGSDVSAALRGGQDVKGGLVGPGVHASHGMERTHRDALENTLRLLLLYTE, encoded by the coding sequence ATGAACGAAATATCCAAGACCGTCGACCAGATCGTCGATTTCGCCAGACAGCTCCTTTCCATCCCCTCGCCGTCGGGATATACCCGCGACGCGATCGACTTCGTCGAAGCCGAAGCGACACGCCTCGGCTACGCTTCCGAACGGACCAAGAAGGGCAACCTGATCGTCACCGTCCCGGGACGCACGGACGCCGTCCTCGGCCTCTCCGGGCACGTCGACACGCTCGGCGCGATGGTACGCTCGATCGCCGCCGACGGTACGCTCCGCTTCACGCCGATCGGCGGTCCGCAGTGGCCGACGCTCGACGGCGAGTACTGCACCGTGCGGACCCGCGACGGCCGGCTCGTGACCGGCACCTTCCTCTCGCTTTCGCCATCCTCCCACGTCTACAAGGACGCCAACACCGTCGAACGAACCCCCGACCGGATGATGATCCGCCTCGACGCGCTCGTGACGTCGAAGCAGGACGTCCTCGACCTCGGGATCGGCGTCGGCGACTTCGTCTTCATCGATCCGAAGACGGTCTACACCGACGCCGGGTTCCTGAAGAGCCGCTTCCTCGACGACAAGGCCTCGGTCGCGATCCTCTTCGGTTTCCTCCGCCACCTGCGCGAGTACGACATCACGCCTCGTCAGACCCTCAAGATCGTCGTCTCGACGTACGAGGAGGTCGGGCATGGCGCCGCCTGGATCCCGCCGGTCGACGAGTTCATCGCCGTCGACATGGGATGTATCGGCGAGGACCTCTCCTGCACCGAACGGATGGTCTCCGTCTGCTGCAAGGACTCCTCCGGTCCCTACGATTACCAGATCACCTCGCGGCTGATCGAACTCGCGAAGCAAAACGGCCTGTCCTTCGCCGCCGACATCTATCCGATGTACGGTTCCGACGTCTCCGCCGCCCTGCGCGGCGGCCAGGACGTGAAGGGCGGCCTCGTCGGTCCCGGCGTCCATGCGTCCCACGGGATGGAACGGACCCACCGCGATGCCCTCGAGAACACCCTGAGGCTTCTGCTCCTGTACACCGAATGA
- the nadD gene encoding nicotinate (nicotinamide) nucleotide adenylyltransferase has protein sequence MIAVFGGAFNPPTIAHKAICEHVVNHLPVREFIFLPVSSQYTKRSLASNFHRLAMLKAMTAGMDGVSVSPMELDDPDYLGTYQSLVRIQESHQGRRIAFVIGADNLPKLHKWINAAGLVTEFRFIVINRDRRNLEEAIAADPFLAAHRDAFIVLPDFDSPVSSTSFRDTFDPALVTPEVYEYVKTHQLYR, from the coding sequence ATGATCGCAGTCTTCGGCGGAGCCTTCAATCCCCCGACGATCGCCCACAAGGCGATCTGTGAACACGTCGTGAACCACCTTCCGGTCAGGGAGTTCATCTTCCTGCCCGTCAGCAGCCAGTATACGAAGCGCTCGCTCGCGAGCAACTTCCACCGGCTGGCGATGCTCAAGGCGATGACCGCCGGCATGGACGGCGTGAGCGTATCGCCGATGGAACTCGACGATCCGGACTATCTCGGCACCTACCAGTCGCTCGTCCGCATTCAGGAATCCCATCAGGGACGGAGAATCGCCTTCGTGATCGGCGCCGACAACCTACCCAAGCTGCACAAATGGATCAACGCCGCCGGGCTGGTCACCGAGTTCCGGTTCATCGTCATCAACCGCGATCGCCGGAACCTCGAGGAGGCGATCGCCGCGGATCCGTTTCTCGCCGCGCACCGCGACGCGTTCATCGTCCTTCCCGACTTCGACTCGCCGGTCTCATCGACGTCGTTCAGGGACACCTTCGATCCTGCGCTCGTGACCCCCGAGGTCTACGAATACGTCAAGACGCACCAACTCTACAGGTGA